The Seriola aureovittata isolate HTS-2021-v1 ecotype China chromosome 12, ASM2101889v1, whole genome shotgun sequence genome window below encodes:
- the LOC130179143 gene encoding mitochondrial coenzyme A transporter SLC25A42 isoform X2 — protein MGSGVQEQRASLTQGEVLPLPSSSQSEGLKHTRSVLNSLFSGALAGAVAKTAVAPLDRTKIIFQVSSARFSAKEAYRLIYRTYLKDGFFSLWRGNSATMVRVIPYAAIQFCAHEQYKRLLGGYYGFQGKALPPLPRLLAGSMAGTTAAMLTYPLDMVRARMAVTPKEMYSNILHVFVRISREEGLKTLYRGFTPTMLGVIPYAGLSFFTYETLKKLHAERSGRPQPYSYERLAFGACAGLIGQSASYPLDVVRRRMQTAGVTGHTYGTILGTMKDIVSEEGVIRGLYKGLSMNWVKGPIAVGISFTTFDLTQILLRKLHQMGYTAR, from the exons ATGGGGAGTGGAGTCCAGGAACAACGAGCATCACTCACGCAGGGAGAAGTGCTGCCGCTGCCTTCCTCCAGTCAGTCAGAA GGCCTAAAGCACACTCGCTCTGTCCTCAACTCGCTCTTCTCGGGCGCTTTAGCGGGAGCTGTGGCCAAGACAGCTGTCGCCCCATTGGACAGGACTAAAATCATCTTCCAAG tgtcttCAGCACGATTCTCTGCCAAG GAGGCCTACAGGTTGATCTACCGCACCTACCTGAAGGATGGCTTCTTCAGCCTGTGGAGGGGGAACTCTGCGACAATGGTGCGAGTCATTCCATACGCAGCCATCCAGTTCTGCGCGCATGAGCAGTACAAGAGGCTGCTGGGAGGTTATTATGGCTTTCAGGGGAA aGCCCTGCCTCCATTACCAAGGTTACTGGCTGGATCTATGGCAGGTACCACGGCAGCTATGCTGACCTATCCTCTGGACATGGTGCGAGCCAGGATGGCCGTAACACCAAAGGAAAT gTATAGTAAcattctgcatgtgtttgtgcggATCTCTCGAGAAGAGGGCCTGAAGACATTGTATCGAGGTTTTACTCCCACCATGCTGGGTGTTATTCCCTATGCTGGTCTCAGCTTCTTTACCTATGAGACACTGAAGAAATTACATGCAG AGCGCAGTGGGCGCCCACAGCCCTACTCATATGAACGTCTGGCTTTTGGAGCCTGTGCAGGTCTCATTGGCCAATCAGCATCTTATCCTCTTGATGTGGTACGGCGGCGTATGCAGACTGCAGGAGTGACAGGTCACACGTACGGCACCATCCTGGGCACCATGAAGGATATCGTGTCTGAGGAGGGGGTCATCCGTGGACTCTACAAAGGTCTCAGTATGAACTGGGTTAAAGGGCCCATTGCGGTGGGCATCAGCTTCACCACCTTTGACCTTACTCAGATCCTCCTGAGGAAGCTGCATCAGATGGGCTATACAGCTCGATAA
- the LOC130179143 gene encoding mitochondrial coenzyme A transporter SLC25A42 isoform X1, with protein MGSGVQEQRASLTQGEVLPLPSSSQSEVSYEGLKHTRSVLNSLFSGALAGAVAKTAVAPLDRTKIIFQVSSARFSAKEAYRLIYRTYLKDGFFSLWRGNSATMVRVIPYAAIQFCAHEQYKRLLGGYYGFQGKALPPLPRLLAGSMAGTTAAMLTYPLDMVRARMAVTPKEMYSNILHVFVRISREEGLKTLYRGFTPTMLGVIPYAGLSFFTYETLKKLHAERSGRPQPYSYERLAFGACAGLIGQSASYPLDVVRRRMQTAGVTGHTYGTILGTMKDIVSEEGVIRGLYKGLSMNWVKGPIAVGISFTTFDLTQILLRKLHQMGYTAR; from the exons ATGGGGAGTGGAGTCCAGGAACAACGAGCATCACTCACGCAGGGAGAAGTGCTGCCGCTGCCTTCCTCCAGTCAGTCAGAAGTGAGCTATGag GGCCTAAAGCACACTCGCTCTGTCCTCAACTCGCTCTTCTCGGGCGCTTTAGCGGGAGCTGTGGCCAAGACAGCTGTCGCCCCATTGGACAGGACTAAAATCATCTTCCAAG tgtcttCAGCACGATTCTCTGCCAAG GAGGCCTACAGGTTGATCTACCGCACCTACCTGAAGGATGGCTTCTTCAGCCTGTGGAGGGGGAACTCTGCGACAATGGTGCGAGTCATTCCATACGCAGCCATCCAGTTCTGCGCGCATGAGCAGTACAAGAGGCTGCTGGGAGGTTATTATGGCTTTCAGGGGAA aGCCCTGCCTCCATTACCAAGGTTACTGGCTGGATCTATGGCAGGTACCACGGCAGCTATGCTGACCTATCCTCTGGACATGGTGCGAGCCAGGATGGCCGTAACACCAAAGGAAAT gTATAGTAAcattctgcatgtgtttgtgcggATCTCTCGAGAAGAGGGCCTGAAGACATTGTATCGAGGTTTTACTCCCACCATGCTGGGTGTTATTCCCTATGCTGGTCTCAGCTTCTTTACCTATGAGACACTGAAGAAATTACATGCAG AGCGCAGTGGGCGCCCACAGCCCTACTCATATGAACGTCTGGCTTTTGGAGCCTGTGCAGGTCTCATTGGCCAATCAGCATCTTATCCTCTTGATGTGGTACGGCGGCGTATGCAGACTGCAGGAGTGACAGGTCACACGTACGGCACCATCCTGGGCACCATGAAGGATATCGTGTCTGAGGAGGGGGTCATCCGTGGACTCTACAAAGGTCTCAGTATGAACTGGGTTAAAGGGCCCATTGCGGTGGGCATCAGCTTCACCACCTTTGACCTTACTCAGATCCTCCTGAGGAAGCTGCATCAGATGGGCTATACAGCTCGATAA
- the armc6 gene encoding armadillo repeat-containing protein 6 — protein MSKRRITQETFDAAVRENMEEFEMDPDEALREAVEQFESQGVDLTCIVKAVPAASADEKQEEQTHEVLQALDSLRIGKDIKYIKCFTEQCSLGFAQRYLAAQKDAYPIILSYCKTSVEEQEAVLAALSALAALTDGQPDLLDAEGQQFLLDVLNKYQADSSVTRMAICAVRHCCLKHEQNRQDLVKGGVLPLLTTSITRHSGCEELVKEASAALRVMTFDDDVRVTFGHAHEHAKMIVLEHNGLKVLIEAAKAHLDNISVLSELCATLSRLAVRNEFCQDICDLGGLKLIMTLLADSYETAELVRQVLSAIRAIAGNDDVKDAVVNTGGVQLIVIAMNRHMSNSAVCEHGCACLSVLALRKPNNCKVIMDNGGALAAVQAMKAHTDAVNVQKQGCMLLRNLVARMRNYSQPILDMGAEALIAQALKTHQDCGDVGKAALRDLGCQVELRELWTGKHGSLTH, from the exons ATGTCGAAACGGAGGATCACACAGGAAACGTTTGATGCTGCTGTCAGGGAAAACATGGAGGAATTTGAGATGGATCCTGACGAGGCTTTGAGGGAGGCTGTGGAGCAGTTTGAGTCTCAAG GTGTGGACCTCACTTGTATAGTAAAAGCTGTACCAGCTGCATCAGCCGATGAGAAACAAGAAGAGCAAACACATGAGGTCTTACAG GCTTTGGATTCTCTCCGAATTGGGaaagacataaaatacataaaatgcttCACTGAACAGTGCTCACTTGGATTTGCCCAGAGGTACCTGGCTGCCCAAAAAGACGCCTACCCCATTATCCTCTCCTACTGCAAAACGAgtgtggaggagcaggaagCTGTGTTGGCCGCTCTGTCTGCTCTGGCTGCACTGACAGATGGACAGCCAGACTTGTTGGATGCAGAGGGTCAGCAGTTCCTTTTGGATGTCCTTAACAAGTACCAGGCAGATTCTTCTGTGACACGCATGGCCATCTGCGCTGTACGTCACTGCTGTTTGAAACATGAACAGAACAGGCAGGATTTGGTAAAAGGTGGAGTCCTGCCCCTGCTGACCACTTCCATTACACGACATAGTGGATGTGAAGAGCTGGTGAAGGAGGCCTCTGCAGCTCTCAGGGTCATGACCTTTGATGATGATGTCCGAGTTACATTTGGGCATGCTCACGAACACGCCAAGATGATTGTTCTCGAGCACAATGGACTGAAGGTTTTAATTGAGGCCGCGAAAG CTCACCTTGATAATATTTCTGTCCTGAGTGAGCTCTGTGCAACTTTGTCCCGTCTGGCTGTGAGAAACGAGTTCTGTCAAGACATCTGTGATCTGGGAGGATTAAAACTCATAATGACGTTGCTTGCAGATTCCTATGAGACAGCG GAGTTGGTTCGGCAGGTCCTTAGTGCAATACGAGCCATAGCAGGAAATGATGATGTGAAAGATGCTGTTGTTAACACTGGTGGAGTCCAGCTCATTGTCATCGCCATGAACAGACACATGAGCAACTCTGCT GTGTGTGAGCACGGCTGTGCGTGCCTCTCTGTCCTTGCTTTGCGTAAACCCAACAACTGCAAAGTCATCATGGATAATGGGGGTGCCTTGGCTGCCGTGCAGGCAATGAAGGCACATACTGATGCGGTCAATGTGCAG AAACAAGGGTGTATGCTGTTGAGAAACCTGGTTGCACGTATGCGCAACTACAGCCAACCGATCCTGGACATGGGAGCAGAGGCCCTGATAGCCCAGGCACTAAAGACCCACCAAGACTGTGGTGATGTGGGTAAAGCCGCCCTCAGAGATCTGGGATGCCAGGTGGAGCTTCGAGAGCTGTGGACTGGCAAACATGGCAGCCTCACCCACTGA
- the mau2 gene encoding MAU2 chromatid cohesion factor homolog codes for MAASTEAPEPWYLALLGFAEHFRTSSPPKIRLCVHCLQAVFQFKPPPRVEARTHLQLGSVLYRHTKNSELAQTHLEKAWFISQQISQFEDVKFEAASILSEFYCQQNLVDSAKPVLRKAIQISQQTPYWHCRLLFQLAQLHALEKDLVSACDLLGVGAEYARVMGSEYTRALFLLSKGMLLLMERKLSEVHPLLTLCGTIVENWQGNPIQKESLRVFFLVLQVTHYLDAGQVKSVKPCLKQLQQCIQTISTLHDDEILPTNPAALFHWLPKEHMCVLVYLVTVMHSMQAGYLEKAQKYTDKALMQLEKLKMLDSSPILSTFQVILLEHIIMCRLVTGHKATALQEISQVCQLCQQSPRLFTNHAAQLHTLLGLYCISVNCMDNAEAQFTAALQMTTHQELWTFIVTNLASVYIREGNRHQELYSLLERINPDHNFPVSSHCLRAAAFYIRGLLSFFQGRYNEAKRFLRETLKMSNAEDLNRLTACSLVLLGHIFFVLGNHRESNNMVVPAMQLASKIPDMSVQLWSSALLKDLNKACGNTMDAHEAAQMHQNFSQQLLQDHIAACSLPEHNLISWTDGLPPVQFQPQNGPTTSLASLL; via the exons ATGGCAGCGAGCACAGAGGCCCCCGAGCCCTGGTACCTGGCTCTGCTGGGCTTTGCAGAACATTTCCGCACGTCGAGTCCACCGAAGATCCGTCTGTGCGTCCACTGTCTGCAGGCGGTGTTTCAGTTCAAGCCGCCTCCGAGGGTCGAGGCCCGGACTCACCTGCAGCTGGGCTCGGTGCTGTACCGCCACACAAAAAACAGCGAGCTGGCTCAGACTCACCTGGAGAAAGCG TGGTTCATATCACAACAA ATTTctcaatttgaagatgtcaagTTTGAAGCAGCAAGTATTCTATCAGAGTTCTACTGTCAACAG AACCTGGTGGACTCGGCCAAACCGGTGTTGCGGAAGGCCATCCAGATCTCTCAGCAAACTCCCTACTGGCACTGCAGACTGCTTTTTCAGCTGGCA cAATTACACGCTCTAGAGAAGGACTTGGTATCTGCCTGTGACCTCCTTGGAGTTGGAGCAGAGTATGCAAGAGTCATGGGATCAGAGTACACACG AGCGCTGTTCTTATTAAGTAAAGGAATG ctgctgctgatggagcGGAAGCTGAGCGAGGTGCACCCTCTGCTGACGCTGTGTGGGACCATAGTGGAGAACTGGCAGGGAAACCCCATTCAGAAGGAGTCCCTCAGAGTTTTCTTCCTCGTGCTGCAGGTTACACACTACCTGGATGCTGGACAG GTAAAGAGTGTGAAGCCGTGTCTGAAGCAGCTTCAGCAGTGTATCCAGACCATCTCCACTCTCCATGATGATGAGATCCTTCCCACTAATCCAGCAGCTCTCTTCCACTGGCTGCCCAAAGagcatatgtgtgtgcttgtgtaccTG GTGACAGTGATGCACTCCATGCAGGCGGGCTACTTGGAGAAGGCACAGAAGTACACAGACAAAGCTCTCATGCAGCTGGAGAAGCTGAAGA TGCTGGACAGCAGTCCCATCCTATCCACGTTCCAAGTCATCCTGCTGGAGCATATCATCATGTGCCGACTCGTCACTGGACACAAGGCCACAGCTTTACAAGAG aTTTCTCAGGTTTGTCAGCTTTGCCAGCAGTCTCCCAGGTTATTTACAAATCATGCTGCTCAGCTTCATACGCTGCTG GGCCTCTACTGTATCTCGGTGAACTGCATGGATAACGCTGAGGCTCAGTTCACTGCTGCTCTACAG aTGACAACACACCAGGAACTGTGGACGTTCATTGTGACCAACCTGGCCAGCGTCTACATCCGGGAAGGCAACAGACATCAAGAG CTGTACAGCCTTCTAGAGAGGATTAACCCTGATCACAACTTCCCTGTCAG CTCTCATTGTCTACGGGCTGCAGCGTTTTACATCAGAGGGCTCCTGTCTTTCTTCCAGGGACGTTACAATGAGGCCAA AAGATTTCTAAGGGAGACCCTGAAGATGTCTAATGCTGAGGATCTGAATAGGCTGACTGCTTGTTCGCTTGTCCTACTGGGCCACATCTTTTTTGTCCTGGGCAACCACAGG GAAAGTAACAATATGGTGGTTCCTGCCATGCAGCTCGCCAGCAAGATCCCAGACATGTCTGTGCAGCTGTGGTCCTCTGCACTTCTCAAAG ATCTGAACAAGGCTTGTGGAAACACCATGGATGCCCATGAGGCAGCTCAGATGCACCAGAACTTTtctcagcagctcctgcaggaCCACATTGCAGCCTGCAGCCTCCCTGAACACAACCTCATCAGT TGGACAGACGGCCTCCCTCCTGTGCAGTTTCAGCCTCAGAATGGACCGACAACCAGCCTGGCCAGCCTGCTCTGA